Genomic segment of Cryomorphaceae bacterium:
ATGGTTCGAAGCCAGGCGTTATGTATTGTTGCTCCAGTATCCCCTTGCCCGATGTGGCTGAGCATTTGAATGGCTCCGTGCAGCAAGCCTGAGGGGTTGGCTACGTCTTTCCCCGCAATGGGAGGAGCGGAGCCATGAATAGCCTCGAACATAGCACATTGCTCGCCAATATTGGCAGACCCGCCAAGTCCTACTGAGCCCGTAATCTGCGCTGCCACGTCAGAAATGATGTCACCATAAAGGTTGGCGGTAACAATCACATCAAAAATTTCCGGGGTATCGGCCAAACGAGCAGCTCCTATGTCAATAATCCAGTGGTCGATTTCAATGTCGGGGTACTCCCCGGCGATTTCACGAAAGACCTCGTGAAAAAGACCATCGGTTTGCTTCATGATATTGTCTTTGCTGAAGCATGACACCTTTCGGCGGCCCTCATTTTGGGCATATTCAAAGGCGTATCGAATAATTTTCTCGCAGCCCGGGCGGCTTATAAGCTTGAGGCACTGAACCACTTCGTCGGTTTGGCGGTGCTCAATACCTGCGTAAAGGTCTTCTTCATTCTCACGCACTATCACTACATCCATGTTGGGGTGGTTGGTGCGTATAAAGGGATGCAGGCTTCGGCAAGGACGAATGTTTGCAAACAGCCCCAGGGCTTTGCGTGTTGTTACGTTCAGGCTTTTGTACCCGCCTCCCTGCGGGGTGGTAATGGGTGCTTTCAGAAATACCTTGTTTTGTCTAATGGTATCCCAGGCTTCAGGAGCAATTCCTGATGTATTACCAGATTTGTAGACTCGTTCACCTATTTCTATTTCATCAATGGTGAGCGCAGCGCCCGCCTTTTCCAAAATTTTGAGTGTGGCCGCCATGATTTCGGGACCGATGCCATCACCGTGCGCAACTGTTATTCTTGTAGACATTGATTTGATTTTGGAGTGCAAATTTCAGAAACCTAAGTCATAGATAATAATATATATTTGCGATAAATATCATTATCCTTCTTTATGAACTACACTCTTCATCAGCTACAACTTTTTTTAAAGTTACTGGAAACCAAAAGCGTAACAAAAACAGCAGAAGCCATGTACCTCACCCAGCCGGCTGTTTCGCTGCAGCTAAAAAAGTTGCAGGAGCAGTTTCGGGAGCCCCTGTTTGAGGTTGTTTCGCGGCGCATACACATTACGCCTTTCGGTTATGAAATTGGTCTGGCTGCCGGCAAAGCATTGGAA
This window contains:
- a CDS encoding NADP-dependent isocitrate dehydrogenase encodes the protein MSTRITVAHGDGIGPEIMAATLKILEKAGAALTIDEIEIGERVYKSGNTSGIAPEAWDTIRQNKVFLKAPITTPQGGGYKSLNVTTRKALGLFANIRPCRSLHPFIRTNHPNMDVVIVRENEEDLYAGIEHRQTDEVVQCLKLISRPGCEKIIRYAFEYAQNEGRRKVSCFSKDNIMKQTDGLFHEVFREIAGEYPDIEIDHWIIDIGAARLADTPEIFDVIVTANLYGDIISDVAAQITGSVGLGGSANIGEQCAMFEAIHGSAPPIAGKDVANPSGLLHGAIQMLSHIGQGDTGATIHNAWLRTIEDGVHTEDIFRHGLSKQRVGTKAFAEAVIDRLGEAPQTLEPVSKGAGKAIVIKPYQRKQPLNKELVGVDVFVHWPGTNPDELGELLNGLNDSQLSLAMITNRGIKVWPGGFSETFCTDHWRCRYQPLASGAVIQPKDIINLLQRAADAGVDAIKTENLYLFDGKQGFSLGQGQ